CCACGACGGTCTTCGATCGAGGCGCTCGGAGCTCGAGAGCTCCGGATGCCACTACCGAGGACCAGACGGGCGGGTCGGCGCGAGTGGTGTCACGGTGGTGCGGCCGGGTCCGACGACGATGCCGGGCCCAGCGTGGAACCAGCCCGGACCCGTGCGGGTCCGGGCTGGTTGCGAACAGCTAGCGGCGCAGGCCGAGCCGCTCGATCAAGCTGCGGTAGCGGTTGATGTCAACCTTCTGGAGGTAACCCAGGAGGCGACGGCGCTGGCCGACCAGCAGCAGCAGGCCGCGCCGGCTGTGGTGGTCGTGCTTGTGGACCTTGAGGTGCTCGGTGAGGTCCTTGATGCGCTGCGTGAGCATCGCGATCTGGACCTCGGGAGAACCGGTGT
This Cellulomonas sp. WB94 DNA region includes the following protein-coding sequences:
- the rpsO gene encoding 30S ribosomal protein S15, with product MPLESAVKQSIMTEFATHEGDTGSPEVQIAMLTQRIKDLTEHLKVHKHDHHSRRGLLLLVGQRRRLLGYLQKVDINRYRSLIERLGLRR